The following are encoded together in the Pseudomonas maumuensis genome:
- a CDS encoding EamA family transporter: MPLKDLLIALVVIIAWGVNFVVIKVGLDGLPPMLLGALRFLLVAFPAVFLIKRPNLPWRWLIAYGATISLGQFAFLFQAMASGMPPGLASLVLQSQAFFTLGFAAMFLGERLRLASVLGLLVAASGLAVIGSEDSGHVPLVALLLTLCGGAMWGMGNIITRRFGQVDLVALVIWGGLIPPLPFLALSWWLEGPERIGHALANIGWSSVLALAYLAFVATMVGYSLWSKLLSRHPAGKVAPFSLLVPVVGLSSAALLLGERLSEAQGWGALLVMLGLLINVFGPRLGIRLRTASAGRT, encoded by the coding sequence ATGCCACTCAAGGACCTGCTGATCGCCCTGGTGGTGATCATCGCCTGGGGCGTCAACTTCGTGGTCATCAAGGTGGGGCTTGACGGCCTGCCGCCGATGCTGCTTGGAGCCCTGCGTTTCCTCCTGGTGGCCTTCCCGGCGGTGTTCCTGATCAAGCGCCCGAACCTGCCGTGGCGCTGGCTGATCGCCTATGGCGCAACCATTTCCCTGGGCCAGTTCGCCTTCCTTTTCCAGGCCATGGCCAGTGGCATGCCGCCTGGGCTGGCCTCGCTGGTACTGCAGTCTCAGGCGTTCTTCACCCTGGGCTTCGCCGCCATGTTTCTTGGCGAGCGGCTGCGCCTGGCCAGTGTGCTCGGCCTGCTGGTGGCCGCCAGCGGCCTGGCGGTGATCGGCAGCGAAGACAGCGGCCACGTGCCGCTGGTCGCGCTGCTGCTGACCCTGTGCGGTGGCGCCATGTGGGGCATGGGCAACATCATCACCCGGCGTTTCGGCCAGGTGGACCTGGTCGCCCTGGTGATCTGGGGCGGGCTGATTCCGCCGCTGCCGTTCCTGGCACTGTCGTGGTGGCTGGAAGGCCCCGAGCGCATTGGCCATGCCCTGGCCAACATCGGCTGGAGTTCGGTGCTGGCCCTGGCGTACCTGGCGTTCGTCGCCACCATGGTCGGCTACAGCCTGTGGAGCAAACTGTTGTCGCGCCACCCGGCGGGCAAGGTGGCGCCGTTCTCGCTGCTGGTGCCGGTGGTGGGCCTGAGCTCCGCGGCGCTGTTGCTGGGCGAGCGCCTGAGCGAGGCGCAAGGCTGGGGCGCGCTGCTGGTGATGCTGGGCCTGTTGATCAACGTGTTCGGCCCGCGCCTGGGGATACGCCTGCGCACCGCCAGCGCCGGGCGCACCTGA